ACCGTCAGCTGGATTACTGGGCCCGCACCGAGCTGGTCGAGCCCACCGTCCGCGGCGCGAGCGGCTCCGGCTCGCAGCGTCTCTACGGCTTCCGCGACATCCTGGTCCTGAAGCTCGTCAAGAGCCTCCTCGACACCGGCATCTCGCTGCAGCAGATCCGTACCGCTGTCGAAGAGCTGCGACGTGCCGGCATCCGCGATCTCGCCGGCACCACGCTGATGAGCGATGGTGCCTCCGTCTACCTGTGCACGTCGAACGACGAGGTCATCGACCTCGTCAGCCGCGGCCAGGGCGTGTTCGGCATCGCCGTGGGCAAGGTGCTCCGCGAGGTCGAGTCGACGCTCGTCGCCTTCGACCCGACCGCACCGGACCCCGTCGACGAGCTCTCCGCGCGCCGCTCGAAGCGCTCCGCCTGATCCACCCTTCGACAGGCTCAGGGACCCACCCTTCGACAGGCTCAGGGACCCACCCTTCGACAGGCTCAGGGACCCGAGGGGGAGCTCTGCGCTCCTTGTCGGGTCGTAGAGCTTGCCGAAGCGTCAGGCGTTCTCGGGAAGCGCGATGCGCCCGGTGCGGATGATCCGGTCGAGCAGCTGATCGAAGTCGGCGGCGAGCTCCTGCGCGGAGTCTCCCGGCCAGATGTGCAGCGGCTTCGCCGCGCCCTGCGCCTGCTGCAGCGAGGTGCGCTCGGGCAGCTGGGGAGCGAGCACGAGAGGCCCGAACATGTCGCGGAGCTCCTTGATACGGAACTGGTGCTCGATGGACTGCGGGCGCACGCGGTTCACGACGATGCCGAGCGGCTGAAGACGAGGCGAGAGGCCGCGGCGGATCTCCTCGATCGCGCGGAGGGCGCGGTCCGCGGCGGCGACCGAGAACAGGCCGGGCTCGGTGACCACCATGACGCGGTCGCTGGCGGCCCAGGCCGTGCGGGTGAGCGCGTTCAGCGACGGCGCGCAGTCGATGAGCACGAGGTCGTAGTCGGCTTCGACGGCCGCGAGTGCCTCTTCGAGCTTCCAGACGTCGCGGACGCTCGGGTGCGGCCCGTCGAAGTTGATGGCGGAGGGGCTCCCGATGAGCACGTCGATCGTGCCGGGGTGCACTTTCGCCCATCCGCTGGAGGTGATCGCCTGACGGACGACCTTCTCCTTCGGGTTCGCCAGGACATCGGCGATGTTGAGTCGTCCGGCCACCTGGATGTCCATCCCGGTGGAGACGTCGGACTGCGGGTCGAGGTCGACGACGAGAGTCCGGACTCCTCGGGCGAAAGCCGCTGAGGCCAGCCCGAGTGTCACGGTCGTCTTGCCGACGCCCCCCTTGAGAGAGCTGACGCTGAGTACGTGCACGAACACCACGTTACCTTCCCCTAGGCTGAGGGAACACTCAGCCCCGCCCCTGCACGCCGAAAACGCCGTGCATCGAGCTCTCAGAGGTGTGCATGTTCCAGAAGATCCTTGTGGCCAACCGCGGCGAGATCGCGATCCGGGCCTTCCGAGCGGCGTACGAGGTGGGGGCGCGCACCGTCGCGGTCTTCCCCCATGAGGACCGCGGGTCCGTCCATCGACTCAAGGCCGATGAGGCCTACGAGATCGGCGAACGCGGTCACCCCGTCCGCGCGTACCTGAACGTCGACGAGATCATCCGCGTCGCGCTGGAGGCGGGAGCGGATGCGATCTACCCCGGATACGGCTTCCTGTCGGAGAACCCGGAGCTCGCGGAGAAGGCGGCGGCCAACGGCATCGTCTTCATCGGCCCGCCGGCGAAGGTGCTCGAGATGGCGGGCAACAAGGTCGAGGCGAAGCGGCACGCGATCGAGGCCGGAGTGCCGGTGCTGCGTTCGACCGAGGCATCCGACGACGTCGAGGCGCTCGTCGCCCAGGCGGAGGACATCGGCTTCCCGCTCTTCGCCAAGGCGGTGGCGGGCGGCGGCGGCCGCGGCATGCGTCGCGTCGAGACCGCGGGTGATCTCGCACCGGCTCTGGCCGAGGCGATGCGGGAGGCTGCGAGCGCCTTCGGCGACGCCCGGATGTTCCTGGAGCAGGCCGTGGTGCGCCCCCGGCACATCGAGGTGCAGATCCTCGCCGACAAGACCGGCGAGACCGTGCACCTGTTCGAGCGCGACTGCTCGGTGCAGCGGCGCCACCAGAAGGTCGTCGAGATCG
This genomic interval from Microbacterium sp. LWH11-1.2 contains the following:
- a CDS encoding MerR family transcriptional regulator, producing the protein MNADELTGDPRFVPELLFTDGLPAMDDEVGYRGAVAARAAGITYRQLDYWARTELVEPTVRGASGSGSQRLYGFRDILVLKLVKSLLDTGISLQQIRTAVEELRRAGIRDLAGTTLMSDGASVYLCTSNDEVIDLVSRGQGVFGIAVGKVLREVESTLVAFDPTAPDPVDELSARRSKRSA
- a CDS encoding ParA family protein produces the protein MHVLSVSSLKGGVGKTTVTLGLASAAFARGVRTLVVDLDPQSDVSTGMDIQVAGRLNIADVLANPKEKVVRQAITSSGWAKVHPGTIDVLIGSPSAINFDGPHPSVRDVWKLEEALAAVEADYDLVLIDCAPSLNALTRTAWAASDRVMVVTEPGLFSVAAADRALRAIEEIRRGLSPRLQPLGIVVNRVRPQSIEHQFRIKELRDMFGPLVLAPQLPERTSLQQAQGAAKPLHIWPGDSAQELAADFDQLLDRIIRTGRIALPENA